The genomic interval TTGTAGGTATGGTTGTAGCTTTATTTGTTATTCCGTTTAAAAAATCGGAAAAAGGATTATTTGAACTACCAGAAGTTAACTTGTCATTTCTAGAAAAAGTTCAAGTGCCAAACTTGTTAGAAAATATTTCTTTTTCTAGTACAACAATTTATGCAGTATTCTTTTTGGCTATTATGTTGTTTGCTCAAATTCTTTTCTTAAAAGGACACTTTAATAGAAGAATTAATATGTAGTTAATTAGAGGAAACTAAGGCAAGTTTTGTTCCTTTTTTATTGACTAAAATTCTAGAAATAATCTTGTGAGTATTTTTTGAAAACGTGTGAAAAACACTCCAATCTGTATCTGTTTTAGGATTAAATTTCATCAACTTATTATTATTTGCTAGTAATAATGTTCCGTCTGGTAACCAACAGATATCTTCTTTTTTATCAATAGAATTAATAATTTTCTTAGTTTCTTTCGTTTTAGGATTTAATGATCTAATCTCCCACAAATCGTTTTGTTTACTAATATAACTTACTAATATAGAATTAGGGATTTTATGTAAAGAACGTCCAACTTTTTTCTGAATGGTGATGTTCTTTTTAGATTTTAGTTTGTTTATCATTAAGTCTAAATTATCATCTACAATAACAATAGAGATTACAGTTTTCTTTTTATACCACATTGGGTACGCTACTTTTAAATCGGCAATTAATTCTTTGCTTTTACCTGTTTTAATATCGTATTTATAAAAACGTTGTAAACCATCAGTATCTAAACGTACAGCAGAAAAATCTCTAGATTTAGGAATTCTTTGTGGCGAATATTCTCCACCATTAGGCGTGTTATTTATGAAGGCAGTTTTTCCGGTCTTTATATTATATTTTACTATATCATTTTGTTTATTTCTTGTTGAAGCAAACAAAACAGTATTGCTATTATAAAAATGTGGCTGATTATCATACCCAGGGTTCTTAGAAATGTTTTTACCATTTTTGAGTTTAAATTCACTTCCAGTTTTTTCAATATCAAAAAGATGAATTTCAGTATCTGTTTGAGCAAAAGAAATACTTGTAATAAAAATAAGAAGGTTTATTATAATTGCTTTTTTATATAAATACACGATTGATTATTACTAATTAACTAGGTAAAAATACTAAAAAAACATTTGGAAGAAGTGTACTAGCATAACTTGTCAATCAATTTTTTGTTTAATAAGTTCTACTACTTTTTTAGACCAAAGCATTTTAAAATGCCCAGTACCATCTATTTCTATAAATTTAGAATTCTTAATATAAGAACTAACTAATTTAGATTTTTCAATCGGTATTACTTTATCATTCTTATCATGAATAAACGTTACATTTTCCATTGTTATGTCTTTAACTAGATCAATAGCCTTAAGTTTTATAGGATCATAGGTTGTAGTTTTCTTTATTTTATCAATTAATAATTTTGTTGTGTTGGTTGACAAACCAAATTGAGTAACGGCAAGTCCAATAAATTCTAAGAAACGACTAGGGGTGGTTAATAAAATCATTTGATTTACTTTATATCTTAACGAACTCATAGCAGTAATTGCAAGAACGCTACCCATAGAATGCGTTATTATTATATCATAGTCATCTTTTTGTAAAAACAATTTTACTAAATCAGACATTTCAAAAAAATTAGTTTTTTTCTTAGTGCTGGCACCGTGGCTTGGTCCATCAAAACTTATTACTTGGTATCCTTTTTCTATTAATACTGGTATGATAGCTCCAAAATTTGAAGCTCTACCGCCCCAACCATGTACTAGAAATGCTTTCCTTTTTGCAGTTCCCCATGCATAAGTTTTTATTTTAAATTTTTTAAACTGGATAGTATTAGTTTTAGCAGTTTTTATAATAGCTTTTTCAAATGGTTTTATTTTATTGATTTTTGGTTTCGAAATAAAACCATAAGCAATGTTAGCAGCTAGTTTTGGAGATATTTTTTGTAAGATGTTAAATACTTTTTTCAAATTCATTTGTAGATAATTAATAACCTAACAAATTTCTATCATTTTAGTATTTAAGTCATGACACATTTGTGTCAATATTATGAAGTTGCTAAAACTTTTCTAATTCTAGTTAATGTTTGACGTTTAATTCCTAAAAACGAAGAAAGATGGGTTAAAGAAATACGATTTAATAGTTCTTTATTATGTGATATGAAGTTAAGATATCTTTGTTCGGCATTTTCAAATAAAAAACTTTCAATTCTATTTTGCCTGGCATTTAAATGCTTTTCAGCTATAAGTCTACCAAACTTCTCGAAACTTTTATATTTAGAATAAGATTCTTGAATTAAATGATAGGGGATATTTACTAATAAACATGGTTCTATTGTTTGAATATAATATTTAGAAGGTTTTTGTTCGATAAAGGCGCTATAATCTGCTGCGTAAAAATTCTCTTTAATAAAAGTAATCGTTATTTCTTCACCTGATTTATCAATATAAAAAATTCTTAACAAGCCTTTATAGACAAAGCCTAAACTCTTTTGGATTTCACCAGCGATTAAATAATTTTTCTTAGCTTCTAACTCAATAACCTTAACTTTATTAGTGTGAAAGTTTAATTCATTAGTGTTTAAATCGGGGCAAACCTTCTTTAAAGCATTAGAATACGCTTCTATAGGTTTTGATATATTGTAGTTACTCATTTTGTGTATGCTTTGTTCAATATGCAAACAACTAAATTAATGATTAATATTGGAAACTAACTACCAAACTTAAGTTAGTATGATACAATACAATAACTGTTTCAGTTAGTTTTTTTATTTAGAAAACAACCACAAAATACGATCATAAGAAATGATATAATGTGCCAAGATTATGATTCCAAAAATGAGACTTAGTTGTTTCCAACCCATATCATTTTGTGCCCAAACGGCAAAGCTAAAAATGGCAAGTTCTATGAATAAGCGGATAAAACCAGGCGTAATAATTGGTGCAGCTCCAGAACGACTAGGGTCATCTGGTACAGCAAATACACCCCAAATAATAGCTAAAATAATAGGAATGCCAAAAGCTAAAACAAATTTAAACGAAGTTTCACTTTGTTTCCAGCCCCAAATCCCCAAAGAAATGAGTGCAATGATTTCTAATAGAAATCTTAAGAATAAATTTGCTGGATGCGATCCGATAGTATTTATTTTTTAGTAAACTTATTGTTTCTGAGAAGCTATCCAATTATTAATTTTATTTTCTAATAATGCTAAGGGGATACAACCTGTTTCTAATACTTGGTTATGAAATTCTCTAATGTCAAAAGCATCGCCTAAATCAGATTTTGCTTTAGCACGTAATTCTCTTATTTTTAATTGTCCTATTTTATAAGACAAAGCCTGTCCTGGGTTTGCCATATAGCGTTCAATTTCTGATATAATGCTTCCTTCGCTTTCAGCTTCGTTATCTAAAGAATACTGTATTGCTTTCTCTCTAGTCCAACCTTTTGCGTGCATTCCTGTATCTACTACCAAACGGATGGCTCTGTGCATTTCCATACCTAACATCCCAAAATATTGATATGGGTCAGTATATAAACCTAGTTCTTTTCCTAAGTTTTCTGTGTATAACGCCCAACCTTCTCCATAGGCACTATACCAAAGTGTTTTTCTAAAATCGGGTAAGACTTTACTTTCTTGTGTCAAAGAAATTTGATAGTGATGCCCTGGGATAGCTTCGTGCAAAAACAAGGCTTCGTCAGAAAAAACATTATACCATTTTGCATCTGGAATTGGCGTATAAAAAACACCAGGTCTTGTGCCATCTAAAGAACCAGGATTGTATTCTGCACTTGCAGAAGCTTCTCGAAATTTTTCGGTTTGCTTAACTATAAAAGGTGTTTTTGGTTTGTTACCAAATAATTTTTCTAGTTGAGGTTTCATTTTTTCATGAATCGCGTTAAAATTATCGATGATTTCTTTTGGTGTAGTATACGGCATCAATTCTTTGTTGTTTCTCACAAAATTGAAAAACTCTTTCAAACTTCCTTTAAAACCAACTTGTGTTTTTACCTTTTCCATTTCCGATAAAATTCTAGCCACTTCACTTAAACCAAGTGTATGAATTTCATCAGCTGTCATGTTGGTAGTTGTATAGTTTTTTATAGCATGATTGTAATAGGCTTCGCCATTAGGGATTTCAGATATTCCGCTACTTGCTCTACCAGCTTTTAAATAACTAGTATTTAAAAAAGTGTACATTTCATTAAATACTGGTACTAATTTTTTATCTAAGGTTTCTGTATACGCTTTTGTTAATTCATTTTTATCATTGTTAGAAAAATCTGAAGGAAAATTATTGACAGGCGAATAATATAAGTGCTTCGTAAAATCTTTAATTCCTTCGGATGATGTTGGTACACTTGCTAACGATTTGTATTGCGGAATCACCTTTTTTATTAATGATGTTGGTAAAACATATCCAGTTTTAATACCTTCTTTCATTCTTTGAACAGCAGATTGCGTCCAATTATAGTATCCATCTAATCTACCCAACCAATTTTTATAATCTTGTACTGTTTTAAAAGGTTGTGCGCTACTTCCGCTTGCCAATTGACCCATGTTTAGATTTACCGTCCACATTTGGTTAACTGGGAAAAGTACATCATTTTTAAAACTTGCTTGCGCTAAAGCAATATCGCAATCCCATTCTAAAACAACTTTACTCATTTGCTCGCTTTCCGATAAATTTTCGTCTTTAAAATGCGTTAGTTTTTCTTTATAGCTTTTATAAAAATCGTTTAATCTTTGCTGATATTCATCTGTTAAAAAGTTAGGAAAAACATCATTAAATCTATTATCACCTGCAAAAGTTGCATTAAGCGGATTTAATTTTAATTTTCCTTCGTTATAATCTATTAAAAGCTGATTAAAGGTATTTTCAGATGTAGTAGCAGTGTCTTTTTTCTCTTGATTACAAGCAGTAAAAATGGTAGTAATTGCTAAAAAAACAAAAAGTATTTTTTTCATGATATTTGAAATGATTGATTGTAACCAAAAATAGTATTATTCTTTAGAATAAAGGCTTAATGAAAACTTAAAATAGAATTCTAAAGAAATTTTTCAGCAATAATTTTAAGGTTTTTTTCACTAAGACTTGACGTAGTTCTTAGAATGTTTATAAACTCTAGAACTTCATCTTTAGTACCAGGACACCCTAGATTCCTTCCATTTTTATTTAGTGAGTTTTTTATCATTTCTCCAGAATTATTTAAAATTGCCCAAAATGGTAAGCCAGATTTTTCTCCATTATGTATTTTTAACAATTCAAATGCGCCAGGGTTTTCTAAGTTTTTATTCTTTGGAGATTCCTTAGCTACTAAAGTGACCATAACATAATTAGAATCGAAAAGATCCTTGCAACTTCTACTTTTTATTTTTTTATCCATCACTCTACACCAGCCGCACCATGATGCGGAATATTTAATAAAAATATTTTTATTTTCTACTTTAGCTTGTGTAATGGCATCTTGCAAAACCCTTAAAGCAGTTTCTTGAGCTTTAACATGTGTTGTAAATATTGATGCGATAAAAAATAGAGTGATTAGTTTTAATTTCATTTACAGTAGTTTTTAAAGTAAATGTAATTAATCTTATAATAAGAATAACATGCATTACTCTTTTTTATCTTGTTGTTCTATTTGATAAGAACTCCCAAAAACAGATTTGTCTTCGTTGTTTATGGAGTTAGACAACCCCAGCATAAGAGCTGTAATAATTGTTAAAATCTTCTTTTTTAACCAGTATATTGGTCGTTTAGAATTGCGTAAACGCGTATTTTTTTTCTTTTTATACATGTAAATAATGATAAATGAAGAATTGTATGAATGATCATTTTTATACTTTTCAGTATATACCAAGAAACAGCTTGTGGTTCTAGGCTATGTATAAATTGGAAATAAAATTACTAGCAGTAACTTTATGAATTAAGAAAGTATGTTTAATGTTAAGTAAAGCAATTTTTTGGTAAACTTGCTTTTGTAGTTTGATAGCTAATTGAATTTGTTTTTGAAATTCACTTTTGATATCAATTATTGGAAAGAAAAAATTAAGAAAATATTTACTTGATAAAGTGTTTTGTTTAAAAACAATATGTTTGGTGTTTTTAGAACTAAACTTCTTTTTGTGAATGCTTTTTGATGATTGATAGTATTTAGAAGAATTATTTTGAGAATAAACAGGACAATCTGCAACAGAAATTAGTAGAACTATTAGAAAAACAAATAGATGTTTAAGCTGCATTGTAAGTTAGTTTCTTCTTTTAAAATATTAAATAAAACCTCTTTATGAAGACACAAAGAGGTTTTGGATTATGTTGTTGTCATAACGAAAGTGTTGAAGTTATCTGTTTAAAAGAGATTACTTAGCTAACACTCGTAATGACATTATTTAATTAATTCGTATGAACGTTTAATAAAATTAGTTAACTCTTCACCATGTAATAGGTTTTGAGATAATTTTGCCAAGTCAAAGGCTTGTGTAATTAAACGTTTTTGTTTCTTTTCAGTTTTTGTACCTAAAATTTCTGAAACTAATGGGCTATTTGTATTTACTACCAAATTATACATGTCTGGCATATTACCCATACCCATCATTCCGCCACCACCAGAAGCTTGCATTTCTTTCATTCTTCTAATAAATTCTGGAATGGTAATAATAAACGGAGACGCACTAGAATCCATTGCTTCTAATTGAACTGTGTACGTTTCTTTTGGCACAGCAGCTTCAATAATAGGCTTAAGAGTTTCTTTTTCTTCGTCAGTTAATTTAGAGATAACAGTATCGTCTTTCTTAATTAAATTGTCAATAAAGTCAGAATCTACTCTTGTAAACTTCACTTTAGCATCTCCACCTTCTAATTTCTGCATTAAGTGCGAAATAATAGGAGAATCTAATAATAAAACTTCGTATCCTTTTGCCTTCGCATCTTGAATATAACTGTGCTGTGCATCTTTGTTAGAAGCATATAACACAACGTGATTTCCGTCTTTATCAGTCTGTAAATCTTTTGTTTTTTCAATTAACTCATCAAAAGTGAAAAAAGCATCATCTACCGTTGGGTATAATGCAAATTTCTTAGCCTTGTCAAAGAATTTATCTTCAGACAACATTCCGTACTCGATGATTACTTTAATATCGTTCCATTTTTTCTCAAAATCTGTACGATCTTTTTTGAATAACGAAGCTAATTTATCACCTACTTTTTTAGTGATATATCCTGATATTTTCTTTACGGCGCCATCAGCCTGTAAATAAGAACGCGATACGTTTAATGGAATGTCTGGAGAATCGATAACACCTTTTAACATCTGTAAAAAGTCAGGAACAATTCCTTCAACATTATCCGTTACATACACTTGATTTTGATACAATTGGATTTTATCCTTTTGCATATCCATACTTGGACTTAACTTAGGGAAATATAAAATTCCTGTTAAATTAAATGGATAATCTACATTTAAATGTATTTGAAATAACGACTCTTCAAATTGCATTGGATACAATTCTCTGTAGAAATTATCGTAATCTTCTTTTTCTAAATCGGTAGGTTTTTTAGTCCACGCAGGGTTTGTATTGTTAATGATATCATCAACAGTAATTTGCTTGTGTGGCTCTGTAGTTTCTTTACCGTCTTTATCTTTAGTCGTTTTTGGTGTAAAATCTGGATCGTTAACTTCTTTAGTTCCAAACTTAATTGGTACTTGGTTAAAACGATTGTACTTAGTTAATAAGCCTCTAATTTTACCTTCTTCTAAAAATTCTTTAGAATCGTCTGCAACATGTAAAATAATCTCGGTTCCTCTATCTTTTTTCTTTTTGTTTTCTACTAAGGTATATTCTGGAGAACCATCACATGTCCAATGAGCAGCTGGCTCATCTTTAAAAGATTTTGTTATAATTTCTACTTTTTCTGCTACCATAAAAGCAGAGTAAAAACCTAATCCAAAATGACCAATAACGCCAGTGTCGTTTTTGTCATCTTTATATTTTTCTAAAAACTCTTCTGCACCAGAAAAAGCAATCTGATTGATGTATTTTTCTACTTCTTCAGCAGTCATACCCAATCCTTGATCTTTAATGGTAATGGTTTTTTTCTTTTCGTCGATACTGATTTCTATTTTAGCATCGCCTAATTCGGTTTTAGTTTCTCCAATAGAAATTAAGTGTTTTAGTTTTGTGGTAGCATCAGTACCATTTGATATTAGCTCACGTAAAAAGATTTCGTGATCAGAATACAAGAACTTTTTAATCAGCGGAAAAATATTTTCTACCGATACATTAATGTTTCCTTTACTCATAATTGTATATTTATTTTGATATTATTTTCTGTGTAGAGTATAGTCAAAAAAAATACCAAAGAAGTAATTGTGACAAGATGACAGAAATTAATTATGAATTACAAATGTTAGAAGTACGATTTTTTAATATTTGTTATTAAATATCTCTCAACATTTCTGTCTTATTTTTGTTTTTCCAAGTTCCTCCTGTAAAAT from Lutibacter sp. Hel_I_33_5 carries:
- a CDS encoding alpha/beta fold hydrolase, coding for MNLKKVFNILQKISPKLAANIAYGFISKPKINKIKPFEKAIIKTAKTNTIQFKKFKIKTYAWGTAKRKAFLVHGWGGRASNFGAIIPVLIEKGYQVISFDGPSHGASTKKKTNFFEMSDLVKLFLQKDDYDIIITHSMGSVLAITAMSSLRYKVNQMILLTTPSRFLEFIGLAVTQFGLSTNTTKLLIDKIKKTTTYDPIKLKAIDLVKDITMENVTFIHDKNDKVIPIEKSKLVSSYIKNSKFIEIDGTGHFKMLWSKKVVELIKQKID
- a CDS encoding Crp/Fnr family transcriptional regulator translates to MSNYNISKPIEAYSNALKKVCPDLNTNELNFHTNKVKVIELEAKKNYLIAGEIQKSLGFVYKGLLRIFYIDKSGEEITITFIKENFYAADYSAFIEQKPSKYYIQTIEPCLLVNIPYHLIQESYSKYKSFEKFGRLIAEKHLNARQNRIESFLFENAEQRYLNFISHNKELLNRISLTHLSSFLGIKRQTLTRIRKVLATS
- a CDS encoding YrdB family protein, which translates into the protein MNTIGSHPANLFLRFLLEIIALISLGIWGWKQSETSFKFVLAFGIPIILAIIWGVFAVPDDPSRSGAAPIITPGFIRLFIELAIFSFAVWAQNDMGWKQLSLIFGIIILAHYIISYDRILWLFSK
- a CDS encoding DUF885 family protein; the encoded protein is MKKILFVFLAITTIFTACNQEKKDTATTSENTFNQLLIDYNEGKLKLNPLNATFAGDNRFNDVFPNFLTDEYQQRLNDFYKSYKEKLTHFKDENLSESEQMSKVVLEWDCDIALAQASFKNDVLFPVNQMWTVNLNMGQLASGSSAQPFKTVQDYKNWLGRLDGYYNWTQSAVQRMKEGIKTGYVLPTSLIKKVIPQYKSLASVPTSSEGIKDFTKHLYYSPVNNFPSDFSNNDKNELTKAYTETLDKKLVPVFNEMYTFLNTSYLKAGRASSGISEIPNGEAYYNHAIKNYTTTNMTADEIHTLGLSEVARILSEMEKVKTQVGFKGSLKEFFNFVRNNKELMPYTTPKEIIDNFNAIHEKMKPQLEKLFGNKPKTPFIVKQTEKFREASASAEYNPGSLDGTRPGVFYTPIPDAKWYNVFSDEALFLHEAIPGHHYQISLTQESKVLPDFRKTLWYSAYGEGWALYTENLGKELGLYTDPYQYFGMLGMEMHRAIRLVVDTGMHAKGWTREKAIQYSLDNEAESEGSIISEIERYMANPGQALSYKIGQLKIRELRAKAKSDLGDAFDIREFHNQVLETGCIPLALLENKINNWIASQKQ
- a CDS encoding thioredoxin family protein — its product is MKLKLITLFFIASIFTTHVKAQETALRVLQDAITQAKVENKNIFIKYSASWCGWCRVMDKKIKSRSCKDLFDSNYVMVTLVAKESPKNKNLENPGAFELLKIHNGEKSGLPFWAILNNSGEMIKNSLNKNGRNLGCPGTKDEVLEFINILRTTSSLSEKNLKIIAEKFL
- the htpG gene encoding molecular chaperone HtpG; this encodes MSKGNINVSVENIFPLIKKFLYSDHEIFLRELISNGTDATTKLKHLISIGETKTELGDAKIEISIDEKKKTITIKDQGLGMTAEEVEKYINQIAFSGAEEFLEKYKDDKNDTGVIGHFGLGFYSAFMVAEKVEIITKSFKDEPAAHWTCDGSPEYTLVENKKKKDRGTEIILHVADDSKEFLEEGKIRGLLTKYNRFNQVPIKFGTKEVNDPDFTPKTTKDKDGKETTEPHKQITVDDIINNTNPAWTKKPTDLEKEDYDNFYRELYPMQFEESLFQIHLNVDYPFNLTGILYFPKLSPSMDMQKDKIQLYQNQVYVTDNVEGIVPDFLQMLKGVIDSPDIPLNVSRSYLQADGAVKKISGYITKKVGDKLASLFKKDRTDFEKKWNDIKVIIEYGMLSEDKFFDKAKKFALYPTVDDAFFTFDELIEKTKDLQTDKDGNHVVLYASNKDAQHSYIQDAKAKGYEVLLLDSPIISHLMQKLEGGDAKVKFTRVDSDFIDNLIKKDDTVISKLTDEEKETLKPIIEAAVPKETYTVQLEAMDSSASPFIITIPEFIRRMKEMQASGGGGMMGMGNMPDMYNLVVNTNSPLVSEILGTKTEKKQKRLITQAFDLAKLSQNLLHGEELTNFIKRSYELIK